The Nerophis ophidion isolate RoL-2023_Sa linkage group LG24, RoL_Noph_v1.0, whole genome shotgun sequence genome includes a region encoding these proteins:
- the LOC133542232 gene encoding AT-rich binding protein-like — translation MDGWMLVVSVMHRLLWSQDQQSNHVILFHISRWQQVVNCFVNLLWKGGANGCPAQDGGKEAGDAVELRGGACWEQCLHNLNQVRGTHTCTQLTHLLLLYKRGEGGEIGEGLGVSAAGALREEQEQEQEQEQEQEQEQEQEQEQEQEQEQEQEQEQEQEQQKADDDGLKKASGE, via the coding sequence atggatggatggatgctggtgGTCTCTGTCATGCATAGGTTACTCTGGTCACAGgatcagcagagtaaccatgttatactcttccatatcagtaggtggcagcaggtagttaattgctttgtaaacctactgtggaaaggcggagccaacggctgccctgcccaagatggtggcaaggaggcggGGGATGCCGTGGAGctgagaggcggggcttgctgggagcaatgCCTCCACAATCTTAATCAGGTGCGTgggacacacacctgcacacaattaactcatctcctcctgctgtataaaaggggagaaggaggagagatcggagAAGGACTTGGAGTGTCTGCAGCAGGTGCATTGCGTGaagagcaagagcaagagcaagagcaagagcaagagcaagagcaagagcaagagcaagagcaagagcaagagcaagagcaagagcaagagcaagagcaagagcaagagcaagagcaaCAGAAAGCAGACGACGACGGCTTAAAAAAAGCGAGCGGCGaatga